The Linepithema humile isolate Giens D197 chromosome 7, Lhum_UNIL_v1.0, whole genome shotgun sequence genome has a window encoding:
- the LOC105670033 gene encoding lysosomal acid glucosylceramidase isoform X2, producing MIIRLASTHCLHYSKMLRAVIILFAAFVAVESYACVPRSVGPDAIVCVCNSTYCDTIDNPQLQANQFQLYTSTKSGQRLQLTIANLSNEPTKGKLFIVNSREKHQTIHGFGGAMTDAAALNIRTLSNATQQKLLESYFGVNGIGYTHVRIPIAGTDFSTRPYTYDDVPGDITLSNFSLVEEDDYKIEYINQIKNMMPIPESLRIFTTSWSAPPWMKTSNKITWGFLKRIYYQTYANYIRKFFDAYKERGIEIWGMTPGNEPIDGFLPFFSFNAMGWGPKTVAHWSTYYLIPTLSKAGYNPVYIALDDQRFELPWYVDLMFKNEETKKLFSGVAFHWYADSFFSPLRLTETHNKYLDKFILMTEACVGSFPFEKKVDMGSWERGERYLSDIIENLSHWVAGWIDWNIALDKNGAPNWAQNFVDSPIIVMPENDEFYKQPMFYALSHVSKFVPRNSSRISLTAFNDIKDVKQAAFLTPDQRIVVVLINKGDEPVDVAIKDKYTDKFTITAQLPGKSFSTLQYLAPK from the exons atgataatCAG aTTAGCAAGTACACATTGCTTGCACTACTCGAAGATGCTGCGCGCGGTAATAATTCTGTTTGCTGCTTTTGTTGCAGTGGAAA GCTACGCATGCGTGCCACGTTCTGTCGGACCAGACGCTATCGTATGCGTCTGTAACTCAACATATTGTGATACAATAGACAATCCACAATTGCAAGCAAATCAGTTTCAGTTGTACACTTCCACGAAAAGTGGCCAAAGACTGCAGCTCACTATCGCAAACTTATCCAACGAGCCCACGAAGGGAAAACTTTTTATAGTGAATAGTAGAGAAAAACATCAAACGATACATGGATTTGGCGGAGCAATGACTGACGCTGCTGCACTCAACATTAGAACTCTCAGCAACGCCACTCAACAAAAATTACTTGA ATCGTATTTCGGCGTTAACGGTATCGGATATACGCATGTTCGTATACCTATCGCGGGTACCGATTTCTCGACGAGACCGTATACATACGACGACGTACCCGGTGATATTACGTTAAGTAACTTCAGCCTTGTAGAGGAAGATGATTACAAAATAGAGtatataaatcaaatcaaAAATATGATGCCCATTCCAGAGAGTCTAAGGATATTTACTACATCATGGTCCGCTCCGCCATGGATGAAAACGagcaataaaataacatgGG GTTTCTTGAAACGTATTTATTATCAGACTTACGCTAATTACATCAGGAAGTTTTTTGACGCATATAAAGAACGTGGTATAGAGATATGGGGCATGACGCCGGGTAACGAACCGATAGACGgatttttaccatttttttcttttaatgctATGGGTTGGGGACCCAAAACCGTGGCGCACTGGtcaacatattatttaattccaaCCTTAAGCAAGGCCGGATACAATCCTGTCTATATAGCATTGGATGATCAACGTTTTGAATTACCGTGGTATGTCGACCTTATGTTCAAAAATGAAGAgactaaaaaattgttcagcGGTGTTGCGTTCCATTGGTACGCAGATTCATTCTTTTCTCCGCTTAGACTCACCGAAACACATAACAAATATCTAGACAAGTTTATACTAATGACTGAAGCATGCGTAG GTAGCTTTCCTTTTGAGAAGAAGGTAGATATGGGATCGTGGGAGAGAGGAGAACGTTACTTGTCAGATATTATCGAG AACTTATCGCATTGGGTGGCTGGCTGGATAGATTGGAATATAGCGCTCGATAAGAATGGTGCACCAAACTGGGCTCAAAATTTTGTAGATTCGCCTATTATAGTTATGCCAGAAAACgatgaattttataaacaacCTATGTTTTATGCACTTTCTCATGTCAGCAAGTTTGTGCCACGCAACTCTTCCAGAATTTCATTAACGGCCTTTAATGACATTAAAGACGTTAAGCAGGCAGCCTTTTTGACACCCGACCAGAGAATTGTCGTTGTGCTTATTAACAA AGGTGATGAACCTGTTGATGTAGCAATCAAAGACAAGTATACTGACAAGTTCACAATAACTGCACAATTACCCGGAAAGTCTTTCTCTACGTTACAATATTTGGCACCAAAGTAA
- the LOC105670033 gene encoding lysosomal acid glucosylceramidase isoform X1: protein MKRKLSVKSVNRFKSKSLVERETRKRIDVRRKTSVRQKRLASTHCLHYSKMLRAVIILFAAFVAVESYACVPRSVGPDAIVCVCNSTYCDTIDNPQLQANQFQLYTSTKSGQRLQLTIANLSNEPTKGKLFIVNSREKHQTIHGFGGAMTDAAALNIRTLSNATQQKLLESYFGVNGIGYTHVRIPIAGTDFSTRPYTYDDVPGDITLSNFSLVEEDDYKIEYINQIKNMMPIPESLRIFTTSWSAPPWMKTSNKITWGFLKRIYYQTYANYIRKFFDAYKERGIEIWGMTPGNEPIDGFLPFFSFNAMGWGPKTVAHWSTYYLIPTLSKAGYNPVYIALDDQRFELPWYVDLMFKNEETKKLFSGVAFHWYADSFFSPLRLTETHNKYLDKFILMTEACVGSFPFEKKVDMGSWERGERYLSDIIENLSHWVAGWIDWNIALDKNGAPNWAQNFVDSPIIVMPENDEFYKQPMFYALSHVSKFVPRNSSRISLTAFNDIKDVKQAAFLTPDQRIVVVLINKGDEPVDVAIKDKYTDKFTITAQLPGKSFSTLQYLAPK from the exons ATGAAAAGAAAGTTGAGCGTGAAAAGCGTTAACAGATTCAAAAGCAAGTCGTTAGTCGAGCGCGAGACACGAAAGAGAATAGACGTGAGACGGAAGACGAGTGTAAGACAGAAACG aTTAGCAAGTACACATTGCTTGCACTACTCGAAGATGCTGCGCGCGGTAATAATTCTGTTTGCTGCTTTTGTTGCAGTGGAAA GCTACGCATGCGTGCCACGTTCTGTCGGACCAGACGCTATCGTATGCGTCTGTAACTCAACATATTGTGATACAATAGACAATCCACAATTGCAAGCAAATCAGTTTCAGTTGTACACTTCCACGAAAAGTGGCCAAAGACTGCAGCTCACTATCGCAAACTTATCCAACGAGCCCACGAAGGGAAAACTTTTTATAGTGAATAGTAGAGAAAAACATCAAACGATACATGGATTTGGCGGAGCAATGACTGACGCTGCTGCACTCAACATTAGAACTCTCAGCAACGCCACTCAACAAAAATTACTTGA ATCGTATTTCGGCGTTAACGGTATCGGATATACGCATGTTCGTATACCTATCGCGGGTACCGATTTCTCGACGAGACCGTATACATACGACGACGTACCCGGTGATATTACGTTAAGTAACTTCAGCCTTGTAGAGGAAGATGATTACAAAATAGAGtatataaatcaaatcaaAAATATGATGCCCATTCCAGAGAGTCTAAGGATATTTACTACATCATGGTCCGCTCCGCCATGGATGAAAACGagcaataaaataacatgGG GTTTCTTGAAACGTATTTATTATCAGACTTACGCTAATTACATCAGGAAGTTTTTTGACGCATATAAAGAACGTGGTATAGAGATATGGGGCATGACGCCGGGTAACGAACCGATAGACGgatttttaccatttttttcttttaatgctATGGGTTGGGGACCCAAAACCGTGGCGCACTGGtcaacatattatttaattccaaCCTTAAGCAAGGCCGGATACAATCCTGTCTATATAGCATTGGATGATCAACGTTTTGAATTACCGTGGTATGTCGACCTTATGTTCAAAAATGAAGAgactaaaaaattgttcagcGGTGTTGCGTTCCATTGGTACGCAGATTCATTCTTTTCTCCGCTTAGACTCACCGAAACACATAACAAATATCTAGACAAGTTTATACTAATGACTGAAGCATGCGTAG GTAGCTTTCCTTTTGAGAAGAAGGTAGATATGGGATCGTGGGAGAGAGGAGAACGTTACTTGTCAGATATTATCGAG AACTTATCGCATTGGGTGGCTGGCTGGATAGATTGGAATATAGCGCTCGATAAGAATGGTGCACCAAACTGGGCTCAAAATTTTGTAGATTCGCCTATTATAGTTATGCCAGAAAACgatgaattttataaacaacCTATGTTTTATGCACTTTCTCATGTCAGCAAGTTTGTGCCACGCAACTCTTCCAGAATTTCATTAACGGCCTTTAATGACATTAAAGACGTTAAGCAGGCAGCCTTTTTGACACCCGACCAGAGAATTGTCGTTGTGCTTATTAACAA AGGTGATGAACCTGTTGATGTAGCAATCAAAGACAAGTATACTGACAAGTTCACAATAACTGCACAATTACCCGGAAAGTCTTTCTCTACGTTACAATATTTGGCACCAAAGTAA
- the LOC105670033 gene encoding lysosomal acid glucosylceramidase isoform X3 yields the protein MLRAVIILFAAFVAVESYACVPRSVGPDAIVCVCNSTYCDTIDNPQLQANQFQLYTSTKSGQRLQLTIANLSNEPTKGKLFIVNSREKHQTIHGFGGAMTDAAALNIRTLSNATQQKLLESYFGVNGIGYTHVRIPIAGTDFSTRPYTYDDVPGDITLSNFSLVEEDDYKIEYINQIKNMMPIPESLRIFTTSWSAPPWMKTSNKITWGFLKRIYYQTYANYIRKFFDAYKERGIEIWGMTPGNEPIDGFLPFFSFNAMGWGPKTVAHWSTYYLIPTLSKAGYNPVYIALDDQRFELPWYVDLMFKNEETKKLFSGVAFHWYADSFFSPLRLTETHNKYLDKFILMTEACVGSFPFEKKVDMGSWERGERYLSDIIENLSHWVAGWIDWNIALDKNGAPNWAQNFVDSPIIVMPENDEFYKQPMFYALSHVSKFVPRNSSRISLTAFNDIKDVKQAAFLTPDQRIVVVLINKGDEPVDVAIKDKYTDKFTITAQLPGKSFSTLQYLAPK from the exons ATGCTGCGCGCGGTAATAATTCTGTTTGCTGCTTTTGTTGCAGTGGAAA GCTACGCATGCGTGCCACGTTCTGTCGGACCAGACGCTATCGTATGCGTCTGTAACTCAACATATTGTGATACAATAGACAATCCACAATTGCAAGCAAATCAGTTTCAGTTGTACACTTCCACGAAAAGTGGCCAAAGACTGCAGCTCACTATCGCAAACTTATCCAACGAGCCCACGAAGGGAAAACTTTTTATAGTGAATAGTAGAGAAAAACATCAAACGATACATGGATTTGGCGGAGCAATGACTGACGCTGCTGCACTCAACATTAGAACTCTCAGCAACGCCACTCAACAAAAATTACTTGA ATCGTATTTCGGCGTTAACGGTATCGGATATACGCATGTTCGTATACCTATCGCGGGTACCGATTTCTCGACGAGACCGTATACATACGACGACGTACCCGGTGATATTACGTTAAGTAACTTCAGCCTTGTAGAGGAAGATGATTACAAAATAGAGtatataaatcaaatcaaAAATATGATGCCCATTCCAGAGAGTCTAAGGATATTTACTACATCATGGTCCGCTCCGCCATGGATGAAAACGagcaataaaataacatgGG GTTTCTTGAAACGTATTTATTATCAGACTTACGCTAATTACATCAGGAAGTTTTTTGACGCATATAAAGAACGTGGTATAGAGATATGGGGCATGACGCCGGGTAACGAACCGATAGACGgatttttaccatttttttcttttaatgctATGGGTTGGGGACCCAAAACCGTGGCGCACTGGtcaacatattatttaattccaaCCTTAAGCAAGGCCGGATACAATCCTGTCTATATAGCATTGGATGATCAACGTTTTGAATTACCGTGGTATGTCGACCTTATGTTCAAAAATGAAGAgactaaaaaattgttcagcGGTGTTGCGTTCCATTGGTACGCAGATTCATTCTTTTCTCCGCTTAGACTCACCGAAACACATAACAAATATCTAGACAAGTTTATACTAATGACTGAAGCATGCGTAG GTAGCTTTCCTTTTGAGAAGAAGGTAGATATGGGATCGTGGGAGAGAGGAGAACGTTACTTGTCAGATATTATCGAG AACTTATCGCATTGGGTGGCTGGCTGGATAGATTGGAATATAGCGCTCGATAAGAATGGTGCACCAAACTGGGCTCAAAATTTTGTAGATTCGCCTATTATAGTTATGCCAGAAAACgatgaattttataaacaacCTATGTTTTATGCACTTTCTCATGTCAGCAAGTTTGTGCCACGCAACTCTTCCAGAATTTCATTAACGGCCTTTAATGACATTAAAGACGTTAAGCAGGCAGCCTTTTTGACACCCGACCAGAGAATTGTCGTTGTGCTTATTAACAA AGGTGATGAACCTGTTGATGTAGCAATCAAAGACAAGTATACTGACAAGTTCACAATAACTGCACAATTACCCGGAAAGTCTTTCTCTACGTTACAATATTTGGCACCAAAGTAA